CCGTGATGTGGATCATCTTCGCCGTGCGGATTCTCGCGAGCGCGTGACGGCAGGATTTTTCACATGACACCCGCAGCGCGCGTGGCCGGAGCCATTGAGGTTCTGACCGATATTCTGGAACGGCGCCGGCCCGCGCCCGATGCCCTGAAGGATTGGGGGCTGGCGCGGCGGTTCGCCGGTTCCAAGGACCGCGCGGCTATAGCCAGCCTGGTCTATGACGCTTTGCGCCGGCGGGCCTCGAGCGCCTGGGTGATGGAGGCGGAGACGGCACGTGCGCTCATCATCGGCATGCTCGCCCTGCAGCGCGGGCTCGACAGCGAGGCGATCGCGGCCCTGTTCAGCGGCGAGCGCTTTGCGCCCGAGGCGCTGTCCGCGGACGAACTGGCACATCTCCGCCGCGCAGATCGGCTCGACGAGGCGCCGCCCGCCGTTGCCTGCGATTGCCCGGAATGGCTCCTGCCACCGCTGACTAAGGCTTTCGGCCCCGCGCTCCGCGATGAAATGCGGGCGCTGACAGGTCGCGCGCCGCTTGATGTCAGGGTGAACAGCCTGAAGTCGAGCCGGCGGGCGTTGCGCGAGGCGCTGGCCCATCTCGACCCGTGGGATACGCCGCTTTCGCCCTTTGGGCTGCGCTTCCCCGTGGGGGATGACGGGCGCGGCCCGGCGCTGCAGGCCGAGCCCGAGTTCCTCGACGGCTTGTTCGAGATCCAGGACGAGGGCTCGCAGCTCGTCAGCCTGCTGAGCGCCCCGGCTCAAGGATCGCGCGTGGTCGATCTCTGCGCCGGCGCGGGCGGCAAGACGCTGGCGCTCGCGGCGCTGATGGAGAATACCGGCGAGATCGTTGCGACAGACGTCGACGCGCGCCGGCTCGTCGCCAGCCACGCGCGGCTCCAGCGCTCTGGCGCGACCAATGTCACGGTGCGCACGCCGCGCGGCCGCTACGACCCACGGCGCCCCGACCCGCTGGCCGATCTGGCGGGGACAGCCGATCTCGTCCTGGTCGACGCGCCGTGCACCGGCAGCGGCACATGGCGGCGGAACCCGGATGCCAAATGGCGCCTGCGGCCAGGTGGGCTGGCCGAGCGTTGCCGTGACCAGTCGGTCGTGCTCGATCGCGCCGCCGCTCTGGCCCGGCCGGGCGGCCGCATAGCCTATATCACCTGTTCGGTTTTGCCGGACGAGAACGACGATGCGATCTCGGCCTTCCAGAGCCGTCACGGCGGTTTTACTCTTGTGCCGGCGGTGGAGGTCGCGGCGGCAGCCGGCTTCGCCGAGATGGCGCCATGGACGACCCCGGGCGGCGGACTGCTGCTGTCGCCCCATCGCACCGGCACGGATGCCTTCTACATCGCCATGATGCGCCGCCAAGGGTGACGTTTCACGCCTTGGCCGTCCAAAGCTTCCTATCCAATGACGCGGTCATTGCGGCGCCTCGCGTGGGCGAGGAGCCCGGCACCGACGGCATCGCGCAAGGAGAGTGCGGCACCGGCATCTTGGCGGTTGGTGCTCCTGGTCATAGTTCGGGCTCTTTGGCCCGCCAAGAAATGACGCCGTAGCCCCGTGCGCAATCAAGACACCTTAGCCTCCGAGGTCTCGGCCCCAGAGGTAGCCCCCGAAGTTTTGCCGGAGGTTTTGCTGCCCGTGGTTTTCGCCGCCTTGCGGCCGTTCTTGTATCGGTAGTAAAGGCTCTTGAGCCGACTGCGGAGAGCAAGCAGATTACGCTCGACGGCTGATAGCAGCACCGTCCCGGCGTGCTCGCCCGGGCGAGCATCGAAGCTCAGATCCGCAATCGGCTGCCGATCCTTCCAGAGCGAAGCCATGAAGCCGGTGTCGTCATGGGAGCAGGAGTCGATGAAAGCGACGGCGGCATCGTTCATGAGGCGCAGTGTGTAGTCCTCGACCAGCAGGACACCCGGCGAGTATTCGCGCAAGGCCTCGTCATAGGCGATCTTCCAGGTGAAGTATCCGCGCCCCGATCGAGCCAGGATCTGGATGGCGGCTGCCTTGCCATCGAGCCGGAGGGCCTCGATGATGACGTCGTTTGTCTCAGCCATCAGCGGAAACACGGCCCGCACGAATTGCGTATCACCCGGATCGCTGAGCACCGCCGT
This portion of the Chelatococcus sp. YT9 genome encodes:
- a CDS encoding RsmB/NOP family class I SAM-dependent RNA methyltransferase codes for the protein MTPAARVAGAIEVLTDILERRRPAPDALKDWGLARRFAGSKDRAAIASLVYDALRRRASSAWVMEAETARALIIGMLALQRGLDSEAIAALFSGERFAPEALSADELAHLRRADRLDEAPPAVACDCPEWLLPPLTKAFGPALRDEMRALTGRAPLDVRVNSLKSSRRALREALAHLDPWDTPLSPFGLRFPVGDDGRGPALQAEPEFLDGLFEIQDEGSQLVSLLSAPAQGSRVVDLCAGAGGKTLALAALMENTGEIVATDVDARRLVASHARLQRSGATNVTVRTPRGRYDPRRPDPLADLAGTADLVLVDAPCTGSGTWRRNPDAKWRLRPGGLAERCRDQSVVLDRAAALARPGGRIAYITCSVLPDENDDAISAFQSRHGGFTLVPAVEVAAAAGFAEMAPWTTPGGGLLLSPHRTGTDAFYIAMMRRQG